Proteins from a genomic interval of Aspergillus flavus chromosome 7, complete sequence:
- a CDS encoding synaptic vesicle transporter (unnamed protein product) translates to MESADCKESNSSATTMTEKEPGREQPDLEQGKTQTAETSHLYPETDLDRGVVGWEGQDDPANPLNFAPGKKWALLGLISAFTFVSPLASSMFSPAVSYMAADFKETDETIISFTVSIYLLGYVFGPLVLAPLSEIYGRRIVLSISNWFFVVWQIGCALAPNIASLIVFRLFAGVGGSACLTLGAGVIADLFEPQQRGKATSIWGVGPLIGPVAGPIAGGFLGEEVGWRWVFWVLLIVGGATALGIEILNRETYAPVIIRRKTAKLSKELGRTDLRSAYELNRGQASTGQFLKQSLVRPMLLLVKSPIVLLLSTYMSLIYGLLYLFFTTISSVFTEQYGFSTGLSGLAYLGIGVGFMLGLVFVAGTNDRIMLKLAARNGGKTEPEMRLPLMIIFSCILPISFFWYGWTADKHVHWIVPIIGMAPFGIGMMGVYLPIQTYIIDSYPAYAASANATLTATRSLVGALLPLAGPSMFEALGLGWGNSLLGFLALAFVPIPIVFTKWGKLIREKYPVNFDKANA, encoded by the exons ATGGAATCCGCCGACTGTAAGGAATCAAACTCAAGCGCCACAACCATGACGGAGAAGGAGCCCGGACGTGAACAGCCGGACCTGGAGCAGGGCAAGACACAGACGGCAGAAACATCTCACCTCTACCCTGAAACAGACCTCGACCGCGGAGTTGTGGGATGGGAAGGACAAGATGATCCTGCGAATCCGCTCAACTTCGCCCCCGGCAAGAAATGGGCTCTACTGGGGCTCATCAGCGCATTTACCTTCGTTAGTCCGCTTGCGTCGAGCATGTTCTCCCCAGCCGTCAGCTATATGGCTGCCGACTTCAAAGAAACCGATGAAACGATCATTTCATTTACCGTCAGCATCTACCTTCTGGGTTATGTG TTCGGTCCCCTAGTTCTAGCCCCGCTAAGTGAGATCTACGGACGACGGATCGTCCTCAGCATATCGAACTGGTTCTTTGTCGTCTGGCAAATTGGATGTGCGCTCGCCCCGAATATTGCATCTTTGATCGTGTTTCGGCTCTTCGCAGGGGTCGGAGGATCAGCATGCCTAACGTTAGGTGCGGGGGTCATCGCAGATCTCTTTGAGCCCCAGCAACGAGGAAAGGCAACATCCATTTGGGGGGTGGGACCTCTGATCGGTCCGGTCGCGGGTCCCATAGCCGGAGGCTTTCTCGGTGAAGAAGTCGGCTGGCGGTGGGTGTTTTGGGTGCTGTTGATTGTGGGAGGGGCTACGGCATTGGGAATTGAGATCCTCAACCGGGAGACGTACGCCCCCGTCATCATCCGGCGGAAAACCGCCAAGCTATCCAAGGAGCTGGGGCGAACGGACCTACGCAGCGCATACGAGCTCAATAGAGGGCAAGCCTCCACAGGTCAATTTCTGAAACAAAGTCTGGTGCGGCCTATGTTGCTGTTAGTCAAGTCGCCAATTGTGTTACTGCTGTCGACGTATATGTCTCTCATCTATGGCCTTCTCTATCTGTTCTTCACGACCATTTCGAGCGTCTTCACGGAACAGTATGGGTTCTCAACCGGCCTGTCTGGCTTGGCTTATTTGGGTATCGGTGTCGGCTTCATGCTTGGTCTTGTCTTTGTAGCGGGCACGAACGACCGGATCATGCTGAAGCTCGCAGCTCGAAATGGAGGCAAGACTGAGCCGGAGATGCGACTCCCCTTGAtgatcatcttctcctgTATCCTGCCTatcagcttcttctggtaTGGCTGGACGGCCGACAAGCATGTCCACTGGATTGTACCCATTATTGGAATGGCACCGTTTGGCATCGGAATGATGGGTGTTTATCTTCCTATCCAGACATACATCATCGATTCCTATCCCGCCTACGCCGCATCAGCGAACGCAACCTTGACGGCGACACGATCTCTCGTGGGTGCATTGCTTCCCTTGGCCGGACCGTCGATGTTCGAAGCGCTTGGCCTTGGCTGGGGGAATTCCCTCCTCGGATTTCTGGCACTGGCTTTCGTTCCGATCCCTATCGTGTTTACCAAGTGGGGCAAGCTCATCAGAGAGAAATACCCCGTAAATTTCGACAAGGCCAACGCTTGA
- a CDS encoding uncharacterized protein (domain of unknown function-domain containing protein) yields the protein MTMSSVEKKRLRDRRAQQNLRSKRSQQMAVLEKEVAHCREHHDDQGIQRLLQVITGLRKQNETLRSRQEHLKLLVSSWDASPAEISANMHGSSDQRSPGFIAIPREIMNNSDSSSNPIQSTRNNTPRADPSPSSLLVSGDSSHQQAPYPQTLAREPRTADTNLAWKQLPLHEDNFLNPQTISCAWFEYPERIALCPDSPSSPLDLLYGTNTNYLANMIYKATQRRPIRDPERLAVGWLCYHLARWIVSPSPATYANVPPFLRPVPDQLQIPHPMVLDNIPWPQVRVNLIRHWDMFRDMRDDLFGLFSCCVKVRWPWGESILERNSHNELCIKERFFETFMSETGWGITPEFMQRYPQLFAGVDLGAITCELVDKEF from the coding sequence ATGACAATGTCATCGGTGGAGAAAAAACGATTACGCGATAGACGCGCACAACAGAACCTTCGCAGCAAGCGCTCACAGCAGATGGCCGTACTCGAGAAAGAAGTTGCTCATTGTCGGGAACACCATGACGATCAAGGAATACAGCGCCTTCTACAGGTAATCACCGGTCTGCGAAAGCAAAATGAAACCCTTCGGTCACGTCAAGAACACTTGAAGCTCCTTGTCAGTTCCTGGGATGCAAGCCCAGCTGAAATTTCGGCCAATATGCATGGATCTTCCGATCAGCGTTCACCGGGGTTCATCGCAATCCCAAGAGAGATCATGAACAACAGCGATTCTAGTTCAAATCCGATACAATCGACCAGAAACAATACACCACGCGCTGATCCAAGCCCATCCTCACTACTGGTCAGTGGTGATTCAAGCCATCAGCAAGCCCCTTACCCACAGACACTCGCTAGGGAACCCCGAACGGCGGACACCAATCTCGCATGGAAACAACTCCCTCTGCACGAAGACAACTTCTTGAACCCGCAAACCATTTCCTGTGCTTGGTTTGAATATCCGGAGCGAATAGCGCTATGCCCCGactccccttcctctccactAGACCTACTCTACGGCACAAATACAAATTATCTCGCGAACATGATCTACAAAGCCACACAGAGACGCCCGATCCGTGACCCCGAACGTCTAGCCGTCGGGTGGCTATGCTATCATCTAGCACGATGGATCGTATCGCCCAGTCCTGCCACCTACGCAAACGTCCCACCCTTTCTGCGCCCGGTCCCCGACCAGCTCCAGATTCCACATCCCATGGTGCTTGATAATATACCCTGGCCGCAAGTCCGAGTGAATCTGATTCGACACTGGGATATGTTCCGCGATATGCGCGACGACCTTTTTGGGTTGTTCTCGTGCTGTGTCAAGGTTCGGTGGCCCTGGGGTGAGAGCATCCTTGAGCGGAACTCGCACAACGAGCTGTGTATAAAAGAAAGGTTTTTTGAAACATTCATGAGTGAAACGGGATGGGGTATTACACCCGAGTTTATGCAAAGATATCCTCAACTTTTTGCGGGAGTTGATCTCGGGGCTATCACTTGTGAACTCGTGGACAAAGAATTCTAG